A region of the Desulfobacter postgatei 2ac9 genome:
TAATACCATGGTTACACAGTTCGGGTGCAGCCCTGTAAGCATCCGGGCGGGCATTTCTCCCTCCCTTGGCCCTTGTTGTGCACAATTTATTAATTATAAGCAGGAAATTCCCAAAGCATTGTGGCAATATAAAAAGAAGGATCGCCCCTATTTTGATTTCTGGCAGATCTCCCGGGATCAGCTTGGGGCCCACGGTGTGTTGGATAAAAATATTGAAAACATGCGGCTTTGCACCCGGTGCCGTACGGATCTGTTTTACTCCTTCAGGGCAAATAAGGCCACCGGACGCTTTGCCGCAGTGATTGCACTTAAGATTTAAGGATGCCAGACAATGGATAAATCCAAACATTTTTTTTTAACCCGCACGGTAAAAGCAGCTGGTTGAGCTGCCAAACTGGATCCAGGGGCCCTGGATAAAATCGTGTCAAAACTTGAACTGCCGTCCCATCCGGATTTGATCATCGGGCTTGAATGCCCGGATGACGCGGGTGTGTTCCGCCTCTCCGATGAGACTGCCATTGTCCAGACCCTTGATTTTTTAACGCCTGTGGCTGATGACCCCTATGAGTTCGGTCAGATTGCCGCGGCCAATTCTTTGTCCGATGTTTATGCCATGGGTGGCACACCCATTACGGCTATGAATATTGTCTGTTTTCCGTCATGCGATCTTGACGCAGGCATCCTTCCCCGGATTCTCGAAGGCGGACTTGATAAAATTAAAGAATCGGGCGCAATCCTTGTGGGCGGCCATTCCGTGGATGATCCCGAAATCAAATATGGGCTGTCGGTAACCGGCATCGTGCACCCGGACCGGGTCTGGGCAAACAGCCGCGCAAAGGAGGGGGATGCCGTTATTTTGACCAAACCCATCGGCACGGGTATTATTTCCACGGCGCTCAAAGGCGGACTTGCATCCGAGGACCAGGTCAGGCAGGCTGTAAAAACGATGGCCACCCTGAATAAAAATGCGGCCCTGATCGCTAAAGAGTTTAATGTTCATGCCTGTACTGATGTTACAGGCTTTGGGCTTGGCGGGCATTTGATTGAAGCGGCTAAAGGTGCGGGTGTGCGTATTGAAATTTATACGGAAAAGATCGGGGTGCTGGACGGCGTAATGGAGTTTGCGGCGATGGGCCTGCTTCCGGGCGGTACCCATAAAAATAAAAGTTTTTTTGCCCCGCATGTCCGCGTGGCACAAGGAACAGATCGGATGCGAAGTGATTTAATGTTCGACCCCCAGACATCCGGTGGGCTTTTGCTTTTTATGGCCCAGGATCAAGCTGTGCAATGCGTGGATATTATGGAAAAAAAAGGCATTCCGGCAAAATTGATCGGAAGGGTTAAAGGGCCGTATACCAACGGATTCCTTGATATTATATAAAACGTTTTTTCACGTTGACTTCATCCTGATCATATGATATTTGCTCTCAGGATAATTTGAAAACCAAGAGCTGCCGGGTGACCGGCAACCAAGCTGCCGGTGAAAGGTTGATTAAAATGGCAGACAACGATAAAGGAAAGACCTTTCGTGAGCTGGGATATTTTGCAAGTCTTGGCATATCCGTGGCTCTGGCCATTGTCATAGGACTGGCACTGGGATACTGGCTGGATACAATTTTTGGTACAAAACCGGTTCTTTTGCTGGTGGGGCTTGGGTTCGGCATAGCAGCCGGGTTCAGCAACATTATCAGAGCTGGAAAAAAAGCAGAAAAATTTAATGGATGAACTTGAGAAAATAGTAAACTTTATCACACGGACTAACTGGCTTCTGTTTCTGGGGTCAAGTCTTGTGGCATTGCTTATATTCTCCCCCAAAGTGTATATCGGGGTTTTTCTGGGCGGTCTGATTGTGACAATCAACTTCCATGTTCTCAAAAATACAGTGACCAAAAATTTCAACCAAAAGCGGGTGCTTGAAAAGGGAAAATCTCTGATCGGTGCGCTTCTGGTTAAATATTATCTGCGTTTTGCACTGACGGCAGTGATTATATTTCTGCTGATCGCAAAGCGCAGTGTACATCCGGTAGGGCTTCTGGCGGGCCTTTCCGTAGTAGTGGCAAGCACGTTTATAGCAGCGGCAATTGAATTAACCAAGATAATATTCAGGGAGGCGGTTTAAGGTGGAACACCCATATCTATTTCTTACTTCGTTGTTTGGTTCGTTTGGTCTGGAACATTGGGCAGGGGCCCATGCGCATGTCACTTACATGTGGCTTGCAATGATTATTCTCGTTATTCTTGGCTGGATTGGCGGCAAAAGTGTCACCCTCGTGCCCAAGAGCGTTCAGAATGTTTTTGAGGTAATCATCTCCGGGCTTGAAGAGTTTATGGTTGGTATTACCGGAGAAGAGGGAAGAGATTCCGCTCCTCTGCTGCTCACTATTTTCCTGTTTGTCCTGTTAGGTAACCTGTTCGGCCTGGTTCCCGGATTCTATCCGCCCACAGCATCCATTAACACCACTGTTGCCTTGGCCATCATTGCCGTGTCCTGGAGCCATATCATCGGCATCAAGAAACATGGTGTAAAATATATTAAACATTTCCTGGGACCCGTACCGGTACTTATGCCGCTTTTCTTTATCATTGAAGTCATCGGTCACTTGGCACGCGTACTCTCCCTGACTTTGCGTCTCTTCGGTAATATGATGGGTCATGAGCTGGTGGTAGGCATCCTTCTGATGCTGGCCGGCCCTTTTCTGATACCCCTTCCCATCATGGCAATGGGTATTCTTGTATCTTTGATTCAGGCCATAGTATTCTTCCTGCTGCCGACGATGTACATCGCAGGCGCCATTGAAGAAGCCCACTAAACTTGATGAATACAAAAAATAAGCCTTTTTACGGGATTTTGGAAGAAGCCCGTTCATTTATAATACTTTATTAAAAGGAGTAAATCTCATGGAATTTCTCGTTGGTAGTGTCTGGGCAGCAGCTTTTGCCATTGGTGTCGCTGCATTTGGTTGCGGCATTGCGCAGGGTCTGGGTTTGAATGGTGCCATGGCTGGTATCGCAAGAAACCCTGAAGCAGCTGGTAAAATCCAGGTGAACATGCTGATCGGTCTTGCCCTGATCGAATCTCTGTGTATCTATGCTTTGGTTGTTGCGATGATCCTTCTGTTTGTTCATCCTGCAATCGGTCCTGCTGTTGCTACACTTGGCGGACATTAATACGCAGCTGTTCAACGATACATTCGTTTAAAAACGGGTGTCTCCTTATGGAGACGCCCGTTTTGTTTTTTCTTGCATCAACACGGGGGACCTGATATTATTTCATGTATGAGAATTCCATAGATTTCCAGCCGATACCCGGAGAAAATACCGAGGAAGGACGGGTTCGCCATTTGTTCCGGGTGGCGATCTCTTTAAAATATTATATACGAGCAAAATTGGGCGGGAATGAATATTGAGTAATCGACTATTGAGTAATCAATGATAAGCATAATGGTAACACTGGAATGGTGAAAAAAAATGTCATGGACAGCCTTCTATGCACTGATGATAAAGCGTTTGAAGGTTCAACAAAGGAATTGGACTGCCTGATATACCGGGGCAATAAGAATGAATCCAAATCCGATTTGCCGGAACCGATTACAAATCCCTCATGGACTGAGTTCAGGGGAAATGTTTCTGTGGAAATATGGGAAGGAAAGGCCAAAATCAGAATAAAGGTCAGCGGTGATGACAACGCCCATGTATCCATGCGAAAACTGGCAAATATTGCTGTTGAAGCTATTATGGCCGAGTTACAAAAGGAGAAGGAGCAGCAGTGATTATTACCTGTCCCAAATGTGCCAGAGACCATAAAGTAAACCCCGACACTTTGAAACCTTTTGCAGATGCTGGTAAAAAAACCATCCTGGCTAGCTGCAAATCATGTAAATTTAAATTCCCTGTATCCCTTTCCTCTCTTCTGACAGTGGAGGAAAAACCAGTCCATGCCAAACGCCGACCAGGGGCTGTGGCCAGAAAGGTTTGCATCACCCTGAGTAAGGGGGGCGTAGGCAAAACCACCACCAGTGTAAATCTTGGTGCAGGTCTTGCTTTGGCCGGATATAGAGTCCTTTTAGTGGATACCGATACCCAGGGGCAGTCATCCTATATTCTCGGGAAAAAACCGGGTGCCGGCCTAACCGAGCTTTTAACCCATGAACTGTCGGTTTCTGACTGCCTGACCGAGGCCCGGAATAATTTATGGCTGCTTTCGGGTGGAAAATCCCTGGCAGGCGTTAAACGAATTATTGACAAAAAAAGCTTTGGTGCGGAGTTTACTTTGTCCGAAGCCCTAAGCCCTTTGGATAATCAGTTTGACTTTATTTTGATTGATACATCTCCTGGGTGGGACCAGTTGATTGTTAATGTCCTTTTTTATTCAACAGAGGTACTTGTGCCGGTTGCTCTTGAAGTCATGCCTTTGCATGGGATGTCCGAATTCATAAAAAGCCTTGGTGCCATTCAAAAGTACAGAAGTGAAATACAACTAAAATACATTGTGCCCACATTCCTTGACTTGCGGATCAAGGGTCCGAAGATGCTGTACGATCAACTTAAAAAATTGTATCCAGAACAATTATGTAAGCCCATTCGCTACAATGAAAGTCTGGCTGAGGCACCTTCCTTTGGGAAAACCATCTTTGAATTTGCACCAGGATCAACGGCCTCCGAAGACTATCGAAGTCTGGTTCGTAGAGTCTCCGGAAACGAATCCGCTCTTCTTAAATTTAAATAACAGCCATGGGCGAATTCGGTCTATTAATACCCAGGCTCAACCCAAAACAAAACATAAAATTAATTCAATAACTTATTTAGACTTTCATATAAAATATCCGTCCAGAAATATGATTCGACCGCATCCGGTCTGACCGAACCGCTTGTCGTTGCAATCATTTAGTGGTAACCAGAGAAATCATATGGGATTAAAGACCCGCATCATTGCAGTCGTCATTGTGGCTTTCAGTGTCATGAATCTGTTTTTGTGTTCCTACATCACCCACCAGGTAAAGGCCCTTGAGTTAGAAAGCCTCCGGGCTCAAATTGACAAATCCACCTATCTCATGAAAAAGATCAATACCCTTCCCCTTTATAATGTGGATATGGACGCCTTAAAAATGAACATGGAGACTTTTTTTGATGACAAAAACATGAAACGTTTTGCCATCCATGATTCGGAACTTAATATTAATATCAATCTTATAAGAGAGTTCCCTTTGGGCGGAACGGATATAAAGAAAAGTTTTGTTATTGACTATAATGGATTGACGCTCGGAAGCTTGACGGTTGTTTATTCAACCAGCCTGATTGAAAAAAATTTGGCTAAATTTCGGACAAAAATGCTTGGGGTTGCTTTCTTCGTGACCCTGGTCATGGCTGTGGTGCTTATTTTTTTGATTAACATCATTACCAAGCCGGTTGCAAGGCTTGCCCGCATCACCTCTGAGATAACTTCAGGAAATATCCATAATGAAATTGACCAAACAAGTGTGGGGGAAGTGGGGATACTTTCACGTAATTTTGCGCGCATGCGTGATGCCATTAAAGAAAAAACAGAAGATCTGGCGCGTACCAATACAATATTAGAAGGTGAGGTACAGCAGAAAAATTTGCAGGAGAAAAAAATTTTTCACCAGCGCATGGTTATCTCCTCTGTGAATACATTTTTTCAACGATCAATGACCGCACAGTCCGTTAAAGAAATCGCAAAAATTTTTATTTCCATTGCTCAAGGCGTGGTTCCAGCTCCCTATTGTTTTGTAGGGCTGGTCTGTGAGAGGGAGGAGTATTTGAATATCCTGGCGTTTTCCGATCTGGTTGGCAAACAGTATCAAAAGGTTAATGACGTCTCTATAAATCAGGGAGTTAGACAACAGATATCCGGCAAACTGCTCAAAACAATTACTGATAAAACCCCTTTAATATTGAATAACGTAAGTTTGAATCCTGAATTTGCTTTTTTGCCCAGGGAACATCTGCCCATCGAGACCATTATGGCGCTCCCCATGCTGCACGGTAAGGATGTGCTTGGCCTTGTCGTTTTTGCAGGTATGGAAGGCGAATATACGTTTGAGGACCAGGAAGTTGCCATGATGATGGTTATGGCTCTGGTTGAGGCATTAAGCCTTCGAACCCTGCAGGATGAAAAACAACGATTTGAAGAAATCGTGATTCGCTCTCAAATTGCTTCAAACATGCTCTCTTTTTCCGGAAGAAGAAACAAAATGGATTTTGCTGTTGAAGATATAGCCCTTCTCCTGGATCAATCACTTGAACTGGCATCCAATGAATCTACTCTGGAGGATGATTTCCATTTTGGTGCCATCCAAATTATGAAGGATTATGACCCTGATTTACCAAAAGTTAAATGCCGGGGCGGCGAATTAAAACAAGTGTTTTTCAATATTCTGTCAAACGGGGCATATGCAATGGCCGGCAACACAGATAATCCGTGTCCGACTTTTTTTATGAGAATTTATTGTAAAGAAGATCAGGTATGCGTTGAGATAAGAGATAATGGCCCAGGCATGTCCGAAAATATCCGCAGGCACATTTTTGAACCGTTTTTTTCCACCAAGCCTGATAAAGAGGGTGCCGGGCTTGGACTGTTGATCGCCAATTTTATCATAACGGAAAACCATAAGGGCACAATTGACGTGGAATCGACCCTTGGGGAAGGAACATGTTTCAGAATTTTTTTACCCACCAATCTTGTTTGACAATATTGGTTTTGGGTAAATAGAAGCGCCATGATACAGACTAAAATTGAGTATTGCTGTCTAAAATTTGATGATCAATCAATTAGAGACGGAGAGCTTTTATGTCAATGATAAATATACCCGTTGTTTTGGTCTCACTGATTCTGATTGTGACATTAGTCCTTCTGATTTCAGAGAAAATTTCGGTTGATAAGACAGCCATAGGAATTATGGTGCTGCTTGCTCTGACTGGAATACTTTCCCCTTCAGAGACCGTGGCAGGGTTTGCCAATCCCGCTGTGATAACCGTAGGATCCATGTTTCTATTAAGTCATGGACTGATACGGACCGGCGCTGTCGGCTTTTTGACCGAATTGGTATTGAAATTTTCAAAAGGAAGCCGGAAATCTGCTTTTTTCATTATCCTTGTTGGGGGAGCTGTGTTGTCGGCATTCATTAATAACACACCTGTTGTGGCTCTTTTTATCCCTATTGTCATGGGGTTGAGTTGTGAATGTGATTTTTCCCCGTCAAAATTGCTCATCCCGTTATCTTATGTATCAATTCTGGCGGGCACGTCTACACTGATCGGCACGTCGACCAATATCATTGTCAGCGATCTTGCAAACCTCAACGGGTTTGATCAATTATCTATGTTTGAACTCGGCCGCCTTGGTGTTCCCATAGCGGCAATCGGAATCCTTTTTTTATTTCTGGCTTCGCCAAAACTCATGCCCGGCCGGACTGCACCTGTATGTGAACTGGATGAAGGAAAAGAAAAAAAATACATTGCAGAACTGATAGTCACTGAAAAAAGTGCCTTGATCGGAAAAAGAGATATCACTGTATATGCCAAAGAAAATTTAGGGC
Encoded here:
- the selD gene encoding selenide, water dikinase SelD, translating into MDKSKHFFLTRTVKAAGUAAKLDPGALDKIVSKLELPSHPDLIIGLECPDDAGVFRLSDETAIVQTLDFLTPVADDPYEFGQIAAANSLSDVYAMGGTPITAMNIVCFPSCDLDAGILPRILEGGLDKIKESGAILVGGHSVDDPEIKYGLSVTGIVHPDRVWANSRAKEGDAVILTKPIGTGIISTALKGGLASEDQVRQAVKTMATLNKNAALIAKEFNVHACTDVTGFGLGGHLIEAAKGAGVRIEIYTEKIGVLDGVMEFAAMGLLPGGTHKNKSFFAPHVRVAQGTDRMRSDLMFDPQTSGGLLLFMAQDQAVQCVDIMEKKGIPAKLIGRVKGPYTNGFLDII
- a CDS encoding AtpZ/AtpI family protein: MKTKSCRVTGNQAAGERLIKMADNDKGKTFRELGYFASLGISVALAIVIGLALGYWLDTIFGTKPVLLLVGLGFGIAAGFSNIIRAGKKAEKFNG
- a CDS encoding ATP synthase subunit I, which codes for MDELEKIVNFITRTNWLLFLGSSLVALLIFSPKVYIGVFLGGLIVTINFHVLKNTVTKNFNQKRVLEKGKSLIGALLVKYYLRFALTAVIIFLLIAKRSVHPVGLLAGLSVVVASTFIAAAIELTKIIFREAV
- the atpB gene encoding F0F1 ATP synthase subunit A, with translation MEHPYLFLTSLFGSFGLEHWAGAHAHVTYMWLAMIILVILGWIGGKSVTLVPKSVQNVFEVIISGLEEFMVGITGEEGRDSAPLLLTIFLFVLLGNLFGLVPGFYPPTASINTTVALAIIAVSWSHIIGIKKHGVKYIKHFLGPVPVLMPLFFIIEVIGHLARVLSLTLRLFGNMMGHELVVGILLMLAGPFLIPLPIMAMGILVSLIQAIVFFLLPTMYIAGAIEEAH
- the atpE gene encoding ATP synthase F0 subunit C, yielding MEFLVGSVWAAAFAIGVAAFGCGIAQGLGLNGAMAGIARNPEAAGKIQVNMLIGLALIESLCIYALVVAMILLFVHPAIGPAVATLGGH
- a CDS encoding AAA family ATPase, which translates into the protein MIITCPKCARDHKVNPDTLKPFADAGKKTILASCKSCKFKFPVSLSSLLTVEEKPVHAKRRPGAVARKVCITLSKGGVGKTTTSVNLGAGLALAGYRVLLVDTDTQGQSSYILGKKPGAGLTELLTHELSVSDCLTEARNNLWLLSGGKSLAGVKRIIDKKSFGAEFTLSEALSPLDNQFDFILIDTSPGWDQLIVNVLFYSTEVLVPVALEVMPLHGMSEFIKSLGAIQKYRSEIQLKYIVPTFLDLRIKGPKMLYDQLKKLYPEQLCKPIRYNESLAEAPSFGKTIFEFAPGSTASEDYRSLVRRVSGNESALLKFK
- a CDS encoding ATP-binding protein gives rise to the protein MGLKTRIIAVVIVAFSVMNLFLCSYITHQVKALELESLRAQIDKSTYLMKKINTLPLYNVDMDALKMNMETFFDDKNMKRFAIHDSELNININLIREFPLGGTDIKKSFVIDYNGLTLGSLTVVYSTSLIEKNLAKFRTKMLGVAFFVTLVMAVVLIFLINIITKPVARLARITSEITSGNIHNEIDQTSVGEVGILSRNFARMRDAIKEKTEDLARTNTILEGEVQQKNLQEKKIFHQRMVISSVNTFFQRSMTAQSVKEIAKIFISIAQGVVPAPYCFVGLVCEREEYLNILAFSDLVGKQYQKVNDVSINQGVRQQISGKLLKTITDKTPLILNNVSLNPEFAFLPREHLPIETIMALPMLHGKDVLGLVVFAGMEGEYTFEDQEVAMMMVMALVEALSLRTLQDEKQRFEEIVIRSQIASNMLSFSGRRNKMDFAVEDIALLLDQSLELASNESTLEDDFHFGAIQIMKDYDPDLPKVKCRGGELKQVFFNILSNGAYAMAGNTDNPCPTFFMRIYCKEDQVCVEIRDNGPGMSENIRRHIFEPFFSTKPDKEGAGLGLLIANFIITENHKGTIDVESTLGEGTCFRIFLPTNLV